Genomic segment of Trichoderma breve strain T069 chromosome 7 map unlocalized scaffold00007, whole genome shotgun sequence:
GTTCGCTCCGATCATCTCATCCACCTTGTTACCGTTCTTGTAGAAGAGGAACGTCGGCATGGCGCGGATTCCCAGCTCTTGGCTCAGCTCGGGCAGCTCATCCACGTCGAATTTGACAAAATGGACCTTGTCCTTGAATTCTACTTCTTCAGAGGCTCTGTAATTGACTCTATTAGTATGAATTTTTCGAGTCAATGAGCATTTTGTGCTTGGTGGACGCACTTTTCCAGGATGGGAGCGATGGCTTTGCACGGTCCGCACCATGTTGCGAAGCAATCTACAATGACTTTGTCCTGCTCTTTTACGACCTTTTTGAATTCCTCGGCACTTGGGTCATTGGTTAGAAAATGGGCTTGTTACTTTGATGAGGATTTAGTAAGAGATGCAGCTCACGTCTTGACGTAGTGTACGGCCAAAGCAGGGCGGCTGGCGTGGAAGAGTCGTTGAGATGCGACGCCTTGTCGGGCGATGGACGAGGCCGGGCGGAACATTCGTGCTGACAGCATGTTTGTCGATTGGATTTCTCGTGAGACTTCTGGGTGGTACAATGAATTGCGATTGAGTGAATGCGGATGAAAGGTGATTTATAAGAATGAGGTTTGTTGGTAGTGGCGATTTGGATGATGAGTAAATATTCTGGGGACAAAATATGAGGTAAGCCAGCGCGCTCGTGCTCCGATTATCGATACAGTGCTAACGCCGTTTAAATTCGTCACTAAAATATGGCCCGCGCTAAGCAACTTCAACTGCTAGGTAGAGCAGGACTGTCTTTGACAAAACTGTATTATGCCTTACGATGTCCTGGGATTTGTATAATATGCTTACGATTGAGGATTAAATCGTCGGCATTTGCCATATTCAGTGCTCATAGTGGCGCAGCGATGCTCTTATCCGCTTGAcggccttttttttcaggCCTCCATCCATGTACTTTGAGTGAAAACCCCCAGGTACTTTCGAGCTCTTAAGCTATTCGGCCAAGCGGGTGACAGAAAAACCTGCTATTTCTACATTTCCCTAATAACTAatactatatctacatttccctagtagctactactatatctatatttctttagtaactgctactatgtCTATATTTCTAcagtaactgctattatatctcATTTGTGTTGTACATATTTTCCCCAaatgtacggagtatgcaCAATACTCGTATGGTAGTATTTCGAGTTCCGTTCAACCCCCTGTTCTATACCCTTGTCAACAACCTTGCCGATTCCTTTATGGGACCAACATGCGTATAATTTGTTCCACCAAAATGGTCTATTTGAGGCATACTCGATGCAGGGTGTTATTGGCTGAGCCCGGCGCTTAAAAACACTCCGCATCATGTTCGGCTGCCTTGTGTGCATCTCCAGGACTCTTCCTGTTCTTTACATCAATATTATATACTATCATCCATGCGTAAATTACGAAAGATATTGGGTGGCAAGGGCAGCTCTTCGAAACAGGGCAGCTCTTCGAAACAGGGCAGCTCTTCGAAACAGGGCAGCTCTTCGAAACAGGGCAGCTCTTCGAAACAGGGCAGCTCTTCGAAACAGGGCACCGTCGCGAGCACCTCCATCAGCACAGCTTCCGGCACCAAAACTTCCGGCACCAAAGCTGATGCCTCCTCCACTTCGAATGGCAAAGCCGATGCCTCATCGACCGTAGAGTCCGAAGTAGCGAAAGCTCCCGTTAACCCCTCCGAGAGTATCTGGAACAGCGCTTATGATGCACTCAAAGCCGATGAACCGAAGCTGGTGCAGGCGTATGAGAAGATCTTATCTTTAAAGATCTCGTCTTTAAATCTGAATCAGAGTGCTGTCTCTATGGAACCTGCTGTCTCTCAAGAGCCTACTATCTCTCAAGAGCCTACTATCTCTCAAGAGCCTACTATCTCTCAAGAGCCTTCTAGCGTGAAGAATACTATTGAGAACAATGTGCTAGTGAGAAGAGCGCAGATGCACCAGTTAATCGATAATGGCCTGAACAAAACATTTCGAGAGGCCAGTATCAAGAATAGCATAAGCCCAGTTATGCAGGTAGTCAACACTACTAAAAAGTTAGTGAGCGACGCAATTAAGGACATGCCACAAGCTGCTCTTCCTTGGGTTATAGTATATATTTCACTCTCGGTAAGGAAACCTAGTTATGGCAGCCGATCATATATATCGTTGAACTAACTCTCAGGAAAAGATCTTAGCCAATCCTATATCGCAAACGGAAGCTAATCAAACGGGTATTGAGTACATTGGAATTACGATAAAGTGGTACTGGGAACAAGCATCATTGCTTTTTAATAACAGCTCAAGCGACCATTCCTTTATAGGAGTACAAAACGAGTTGCAAAAGGCATTCATCAGCTTTTACAAAAAGCTTCTGCAATTTCAGATGAAAAGCATTTGTAACTATTACCGGAACCGTGGGTTCGTTTTCTTACGAGACCTTGTCGAGCTGGACAATTGGGATAGCGGTCTGAAGTCTATTCAAATCGACGACACTTCTCTTCGTAACAAAATCGGCGCATTCTTGAACCTTGAATCGGAATCGCATCTCAGAGCTATAGCTCATCACACAAAGGCACAAGAAACCTATCAAAGGActcaagaagatcaacaGTGCCTTAGAGATTTACGAATCACAGATCCTCGTGCTGACAGGACCCGCATTGAAAACACCAAAGGAGGCTTATTGCAGGAATCATACCGCTGGATTCTTGAAAACCCGCAGTTCCAGACTTGGCGCAGCAGTGATGATAACCGTCTGCTTTGGCTAAGAGGTGATCCTGGGAAAGGGAAAACTATGCTCCTATGCGGCCTCGCCCAAGAGTTGATGCAACAGGCAAACCCGAGTCTAGTCACATTCTTTTTCTGTCAGGCTACAATACCGAGCGTCAACAATCACATAGCAGTTCTACGTGGTCTTATATGGCTTTTAGCAGATCAGCAACCTTCTTTAATATCATACATCAGGAAGTCATACGATACCGCTGGGAAAAGCCTCTTTGATGAGGGAAATTCTTGGTACACATTGTCTGAAATTTTCAGCAATATGCTGAGGGACGAGGAATTGCCACCAGTGTACATCATTATCGATGCCCTCGATGAGTGTATCACAGGTCGGACGGAACTCTTACATCTTATTCGGGACGTGGCAACCTCATCAAAAGCCAAGTGGGCCGTATCAAGCCGCAACTGGCCTGAAATTGAGGAAAGGCTAAGTGAAGGAATGAATCTCAGCCTCGAGGTAAATGCTACTCTCGTCTCAAGCGCTGTGGATGCATACATCTCCTATAAGGCGTCACAAATATCCCTTCTAAAGCATGACGATAATCTGAAAGAGGAAGTCTGTCGTCAAATGCGAGATAAAGCCAACGGCACATTTCTCTGGGTTGCAATTGTCTTCGAAAGGTTGAATTCCCAAAGCAGTGCTTATTACGACGATACATCAGATGCAATGGCAATCCTTAATGAGATGCCTGAAGACCTAACTAAGCTCTACACCGTCATGCTAGCGAGAATCTCTCAATTGAAAGGGAAAGGGCCAGAGTTATGCCGAACTATACTGGCTATCGCAACATCGGCATACCGGCCTCTACATCTCAATGAGCTCTCAACCCTCGCAGGATTCCAGAGCAATCTGAAGAGACTACCTCAGTTAAACATGTTGATAAAGGATTGTGGTTCATTTTTAACAGTCCGAGAAAACCACATTTACTTTGTCCACCAGTCTGCAAAAGAATATCTAGCCAGCGACCTCTCCTCGCAATCCGTCAATTTCCGGGACGGAATGGGGAAGATCAAGTATAACATGGTTTTAAACTCATTGGACTCTATGGTTCATTCGCTGCGGGAGAATATTTATGGACTAGAGCATCCTGGAATTCTTCTTGAAGATGTGAGCCCGCCAGATCCCAATCCTCTGGAACACTGTCTCTATTCTTGCACTAGTTGGATGGGTCATTTGTGCGAAATATACGATGTAACAAACAGCCAAAGTCTTCTGATcgttgaggaagaagtcTTGCTGTTTTTGAAGGGGCACACTCTCCACTGGCTAGAGGTGCTGGCTTTGACACGAAATTTATCTACCAACATAACTTATGTCCAGAGGCTCAACGAATTGTTGAAGGTAAGCCGCGTATTCTTTATCTCATGAAGCGGTATACACAACTAACTACAGCAGAAACGCTCCGCAGCAGAGGAGCTTCAAAAATCAATATACGATGCGAGTCGATTTATGCAATATAACACCCAGATTATGGAGGCTGCCCCGATGCAGATATACTCCTCCCCACTTCTGTTCAGTCCTGCTCAAAGTTTAATGGTTACCCGTTTCAATCCCAAATTGTCTTGGGTAAAACATATACGCAATTCAGTGAAGGAGAGTCACTGGAGCCCGCGCCTACAGATAATCGCCAACATAGAACCGGAAGTAATGTGCTCTAGCGGTACGAATCTCTTGGTTCTATGTTCCTCTTCTAAGAATGTCCAAATTTGGGATATGGCTACAGGGAGGCAAGCTCACGTACTCAACCACGCGGAAGATGTACAACACGCAGTATTTTCGAGCGATTTGAACCGCGTGTTGACAATTGCAGGTGATCGATATTATTGTTGGGATGCGAATTCTGGAGTCTTGATACAGAATGCCAGAATTCGTGGTTTTAACGAAGAATGGGCTTATTCAGTTTCCAACAACGGGAAGTTTATGGCATCGTGTAAGGGTTTCGCGCTGGATGAGGACTGCATAGTTCATATATACCATATGAGTGATGGGACAAAACTGCAGCTCCCATTTACAGTTGTGGGCCATTCCAGGAACCTATTGAGGTGGTCCAACGATTCCAGTGTTTTGGCCGTTACAACAGGATACACTACGTGCATCTGGGAAGTGCCTTCAGGCAAGGAGAAATTGGGACTTGACAATCATGATGGCACCATACGAGGACTGCCCAGTCTTTCAGGCGATTCTAAGTTGATAGCTTTTCCTGTTGGGGAAGGGTTTGAAGTTTGGGATTTGCATACTGAAGAAAAGATACTGAATGTCAGGACAGAAAGTTCATGGGAAGTTGAAATTGTCGAGTTTTCCAAAGACTCCAGGCTCATTGCTGAGACTCGTTACGGCAAGGATAGCAACGGTTTCTCCCACCATAACATTCTCACTTGGGAGATAGCCACTGGCATAAAACAACATGAACTTCGTATTGGTCACAAGGACATAACGGGAATTACGTGGTCCGATGACGGACAAACTTTGGCCGTGGCATTCTCCGACGACATTGAATTATATGATTTAACTAAACATACTTATTGGGACTTCAATGACAATGATCAGCCTTCATCAAGCCAGACTGGGCGTGCGAGAGTCTTGATCGCATTTTCACCAGACTTCAAACTCCTGGCTACTCCTGATAGATACGTCGCAATCTGGGACACGAGAACCGGTAATACCGTTCAGGCGTTCGACAAGGTTAACACTCACCACATTTCCAAGTTGCAATTTTCACAAGATGCCAAGTCTATTTACACGTACTCTAAAATTGACGGCTTGCAGAAGTGGGACATTGCATCTGACAGCTTGATACACACTTTTCCCACCTCCCTAGCCAAAGGTCGGGTGAATGGAATAGCGTTTTCTTTTGGGGAAAACTTTTTCGCGTCAGAATCGGAAGCGGGAGACGAGATGTTGTTATGGAATCTGAACAAGGCCGAAGAGATTTCTCATTCTATGACTTATGAGAAGGGGCTCGAAAACATGCATCTTCTGGCTCTTTCTAAGAACGCAAAGTATCTTGTTTCCGCGGAGTATCTTGCCTCTGCAAAATACATACGCTATGTCTCTGAATCCACGACGTACAGTTTTACTATATGGGATGTGGAGACTAATGAGAAATTGTGGGCGATAAACGCTGATATTAATATATACAACGGCATTATCCTTTGTGGATCGTGTAGCTTGATGTCGGATGGACATGAGTCAATTGTCATATCCAATGACGGAAACACAGTGCTTTTTACGGAGCGTGCCCGTCACGGGATGTGGATTTTGACaaagggaggagaaaaaacTAGGATCAAAATCTGTTGCCGATATTTCGATCCGTGTTTCGACATGGAGTCCTCGGATACACATGTTCTCTTGCAACTTGGCCGAATAGCTCTGGACAATCTCATCGCCCAGGCGAAGAATTTGACTGGCACTCGGAGTGCATATGACTACGACTCCATCGTCGAAGGCTATGGCGTTAGTCTTGACAAATCATGGATAACTTGGAATGGGAAAAGGGTGCTGTGGCTGCCACCAGATTATCGAGTAACGAAATGGATGGCTAGATCTCGCCACTGCATTGTCATGGCGAACTCTACTAGAGATTACCCCTGCATCCTTCGTTTTTTTGGCCCACCTCCTTTCGTAAAGCCATCTTAGGACGCGGCATCGATCAATCTGCGAGTGTGAGGCGCCTATCGCAGGGCATCGTAGAACGCctattcagccagcacctGAACTttcttatataaatatagtagcagttattagaaatatataaatataatagcagttactatataaatatagatataatagtgaaatatagatatagtagtagttactTAGGAAATGTAaatatagcagctactccttTTATAGGTGTATAGTTCAACTCGTaggtgttcgaaatcttctcggtgtcggtttttctgtcctctGCTTGAGAGAGTTCCCAACACCCCGAAGAAAACCCAGTATTAGAGCTGGAAGGTTGAGATGGGAGTTTAAGTTACACTCAAGCAGACGACGCTTCTCTCCTGAAAAAGATCCATGCTGTATTAAGCCTTGGATCAGAGCCAAGTCAACGTGATTAGGCCCCTCCATTTTAACCGTGTCATTCTCAGACGTGGCAGTGATCTTTCGGCAAGTGTGGGATTCTCTTTTCACTACAATGGGGCAAGGCTTTGGCACAGAAGAATGCAATGGCTTGATTGTGTCAACGGGAATTCTCAGACTTATTAAAACCTTGTAAACGAGTTTGTCCAACAACATAACATTGTTGCTAGCACCGAAATCTCTTGGCAAGCAGTATTCTCGAATGAAGCTGTTAAATCTACAAGGAAGAATAATGAAATATcacaagagacaaaaaggGGACAACCAAAATCTTCAAGCGCAATCATATATTGTTCCACCGGCTGCTTCATCCCCCGCTCGCTGCCAAATGCTCAACAAAGTGGCATCCTATATACaaatctctcctcctccaataTGACTACCCAAAAAAATAGCAATTAAAAATGGCACGAATTTGATCCATAGTATCAACCTGCCTGCAGAATGAAGCCTCTATaaagttttcttttcccagtaattttttttttgtcaatctgtttttatttttcaaaATATCCCAACAGCTCATTCAAATCCGAAACCTAATTCCTCCCTTCCCAATGCAGCCGAGAGAATCGATTGCGCATAAGTCACAACCAGCCCCCCATAAAAGAAGCAGTCAGAAAGTAGAAATCAGCTTCcaataaagaaaagaaccgTCCCATTTTGTTTTTGTAAATGCTCATCACTTTTCAAGTCCCGGATACCCAAAACTTTCCGGAACCAATGCAGCCCTCCCCCTGAAACACAAGACGAGCTGCGAAAGAGTCGGGAAAAAATAGACCCCTTCGACAGAGTGGGTATCAAATCTGGTATATGTGCctgtaaaaaaagaagtacTTGggaataaataaaaagcaaaaacgcAGCCCAACGCCGGTCATAGTGTCGTCAAAGGTTGTAATGTACAACGAGACGTCtgccaagaagcaaaaaggtCCAAAGGTGGTTTGATGTGCAATATCGGATGTCGATGGTTCCAGAGTCAGAAAGAGTTCCCCATTTTAGCGGTATATACgtgtttttttgtcttgtttgtgTGGAATTTCTGCGTTTTTATGTCGTTTTATCGGTTTTCGGTCATCATCTAAGGAGTGAAAGTAGAAAAAGAGCGACTCGGGTCAGCTGTAAAGTGGTACAAAGGAGATTCATCAACGGTGCACCATTGTGGTTCTGGATATAGACTGAAGCCATCAAATAGTGcccctcttttgcttttctttctttttctctttttttttctttttgtattCTTTCAGATTCGGGGAACTCTTTCGACTGTTGAAATCATTAGCATCAATAGAGCATCAGCTTACACACCATTCGACCTCTCTTGGCTCAGCCTCTTGCCATCCGCAGATGCTCGAGGGTGTATCTCTAGCAGCTTCGCGCTTCCAGCGCTAAAGTTTCGAGCATGGCCAGGATCCATCCGTACGCTTGTGGCGCGCTGTAGATCAACCTTCTCCTCAATGCTCGG
This window contains:
- a CDS encoding NACHT domain-containing protein, which encodes MRKLRKILGGKGSSSKQGSSSKQGSSSKQGSSSKQGSSSKQGSSSKQGTVASTSISTASGTKTSGTKADASSTSNGKADASSTVESEVAKAPVNPSESIWNSAYDALKADEPKLVQAYEKILSLKISSLNLNQSAVSMEPAVSQEPTISQEPTISQEPTISQEPSSVKNTIENNVLVRRAQMHQLIDNGLNKTFREASIKNSISPVMQVVNTTKKLVSDAIKDMPQAALPWVIVYISLSEKILANPISQTEANQTGIEYIGITIKWYWEQASLLFNNSSSDHSFIGVQNELQKAFISFYKKLLQFQMKSICNYYRNRGFVFLRDLVELDNWDSGLKSIQIDDTSLRNKIGAFLNLESESHLRAIAHHTKAQETYQRTQEDQQCLRDLRITDPRADRTRIENTKGGLLQESYRWILENPQFQTWRSSDDNRLLWLRGDPGKGKTMLLCGLAQELMQQANPSLVTFFFCQATIPSVNNHIAVLRGLIWLLADQQPSLISYIRKSYDTAGKSLFDEGNSWYTLSEIFSNMLRDEELPPVYIIIDALDECITGRTELLHLIRDVATSSKAKWAVSSRNWPEIEERLSEGMNLSLEVNATLVSSAVDAYISYKASQISLLKHDDNLKEEVCRQMRDKANGTFLWVAIVFERLNSQSSAYYDDTSDAMAILNEMPEDLTKLYTVMLARISQLKGKGPELCRTILAIATSAYRPLHLNELSTLAGFQSNLKRLPQLNMLIKDCGSFLTVRENHIYFVHQSAKEYLASDLSSQSVNFRDGMGKIKYNMVLNSLDSMVHSLRENIYGLEHPGILLEDVSPPDPNPLEHCLYSCTSWMGHLCEIYDVTNSQSLLIVEEEVLLFLKGHTLHWLEVLALTRNLSTNITYVQRLNELLKKRSAAEELQKSIYDASRFMQYNTQIMEAAPMQIYSSPLLFSPAQMKESHWSPRLQIIANIEPEVMCSSGTNLLVLCSSSKNVQIWDMATGRQAHVLNHAEDVQHAVFSSDLNRVLTIAGDRYYCWDANSGVLIQNARIRGFNEEWAYSVSNNGKFMASFVGHSRNLLRWSNDSSVLAVTTGYTTCIWEVPSGDSKLIAFPVGEGFEVWDLHTEEKILNVRTESSWEVEIVEFSKDSRLIAETRYGKDSNGFSHHNILTWEIATGIKQHELRIGHKDITGITWSDDGQTLAVAFSDDIELYDLTKHTYWDFNDNDQPSSSQTGRARVLIAFSPDFKLLATPDRYVAIWDTRTGNTVQAFDKVNTHHISKLQFSQDAKSIYTYSKIDGLQKWDIASDSLIHTFPTSLAKGRVNGIAFSFGENFFASESEAGDEMLLWNLNKAEEISHSMTYEKGLENMHLLALSKNANFTIWDVETNEKFLMSDGHESIVISNDGNTVLFTERARHGMWILTKGGEKTRIKICCRYFDPCFDMESSDTHVLLQLGRIALDNLIAQAKNLTGTRSAYDYDSIVEGYGVSLDKSWITWNGKRVLWLPPDYRVTKWMARSRHCIVMANSTRDYPCILRFFGPPPFVKPS
- a CDS encoding thioredoxin domain-containing protein, translated to MLSARMFRPASSIARQGVASQRLFHASRPALAVHYVKTAEEFKKVVKEQDKVIVDCFATWCGPCKAIAPILEKASEEVEFKDKVHFVKFDVDELPELSQELGIRAMPTFLFYKNGNKVDEMIGANPPVLLQTLRKHNA